A stretch of the Pedobacter sp. MC2016-14 genome encodes the following:
- a CDS encoding DUF3347 domain-containing protein, translating into MNKLIVCSLLFLGLFFQKATAQDKVSVAFNNSLKKYYVLKNALATDKAELAQQAAIALQQAVKEVPHKGFKDDAQHQLWMEESAVILAQSADLAKSSDLKSQRKSFEGISQSFIKVTQQLALNLNVAYLQYCPMGKFSWLNEVKDIQNPYYGSMMYDCGTVKSTIAGK; encoded by the coding sequence ATGAATAAGCTTATTGTATGTTCCCTATTATTTTTAGGTCTTTTTTTTCAAAAAGCCACCGCTCAGGATAAGGTTTCTGTAGCGTTTAACAATAGCCTTAAAAAATATTATGTATTAAAGAATGCGCTGGCAACAGATAAGGCAGAGCTTGCACAGCAAGCTGCAATAGCGCTTCAGCAAGCGGTTAAAGAGGTGCCTCATAAAGGCTTTAAAGATGATGCGCAACACCAGCTTTGGATGGAAGAATCGGCGGTTATTCTTGCGCAATCAGCAGATTTGGCAAAGAGCAGCGATTTGAAAAGTCAGCGTAAAAGCTTTGAGGGCATAAGCCAGTCGTTTATCAAGGTAACGCAGCAACTCGCTTTAAACCTTAATGTTGCTTATCTTCAATATTGTCCAATGGGCAAATTTAGCTGGTTAAATGAGGTTAAAGACATTCAGAACCCATATTATGGCAGCATGATGTACGATTGTGGTACCGTTAAAAGCACAATAGCCGGGAAATAA
- a CDS encoding co-chaperone YbbN, protein MFLELTEDNLHQYVADHNKVMVQYAASWCGNCRIMKPKFKKLAAENEDVVFVIVDAEKLPDSRKLANVDNLPTFAAFEGGALVDQVQTNKAEVLSELFDKIK, encoded by the coding sequence ATGTTTTTAGAATTAACAGAAGATAATCTTCATCAATACGTTGCTGATCACAACAAAGTAATGGTTCAATACGCCGCTTCATGGTGTGGAAACTGTAGAATTATGAAGCCAAAGTTTAAGAAACTGGCTGCAGAAAATGAAGATGTTGTTTTCGTAATCGTGGATGCTGAGAAACTTCCGGATTCGCGAAAACTGGCAAATGTAGATAACCTGCCAACCTTTGCTGCCTTTGAAGGCGGCGCACTGGTAGACCAGGTTCAAACCAATAAGGCAGAAGTGTTAAGTGAATTATTTGATAAAATAAAATAA
- a CDS encoding peroxiredoxin, whose translation MAIVGRKFPSVNIDAMSEMGDDLKINIFEEAVNKNSKVLLFWYPKDFTFVCPTELHAFQAALPEFEKRNTIVIGASCDTNEVHFAWLNTPKDNGGIEGVTYPILADTHRHLSGLLGILDQEVEYDEEGNESFSGSNVSFRATYLVDETGKVFHESVNDMPLGRNVKEYLRLIDAYTHVQTHGEVCPANWEEGKEAMNANRTGVAEYLSSN comes from the coding sequence ATGGCTATAGTAGGTAGAAAGTTTCCTAGCGTTAACATCGATGCGATGTCTGAAATGGGTGATGATTTGAAAATTAACATTTTTGAAGAGGCAGTTAACAAAAACAGCAAAGTATTGTTATTCTGGTACCCTAAAGATTTCACTTTTGTTTGCCCTACGGAATTACATGCTTTCCAGGCAGCGTTACCTGAATTTGAAAAAAGAAATACCATTGTTATCGGTGCATCTTGCGATACCAACGAAGTTCATTTTGCATGGTTAAACACGCCAAAAGACAATGGTGGTATTGAAGGCGTAACCTATCCAATTCTGGCAGATACACACAGACATTTATCTGGCCTTTTGGGTATTCTTGATCAGGAAGTTGAATATGATGAAGAAGGAAACGAGTCATTCTCTGGTTCAAATGTTTCTTTCAGGGCTACTTATTTGGTTGACGAAACCGGAAAAGTGTTCCACGAAAGTGTAAACGATATGCCATTGGGTAGAAATGTAAAAGAATATTTACGCCTTATTGATGCTTACACACATGTTCAAACTCATGGTGAAGTATGCCCTGCAAACTGGGAAGAAGGTAAAGAAGCAATGAACGCCAACAGAACTGGTGTTGCTGAATACCTAAGTTCAAACTAA
- the ygiD gene encoding 4,5-DOPA dioxygenase extradiol, producing the protein MMANLSEIKNLTATLSDEGVLMPVFFIGHGSPMNGIEDNEFSRNWAEIGRTVPVPKAVIVVSAHWFTRGTRVTAMDFPPTIHDFGGFPQALFDAQYPAPGNPELATETAELIKSAAVALDHDWGLDHGAWTVLKHMFPDANVPVLQLSMDYTKSSQAHYELAKELYALRKKGVLILGSGNMVHNLRMLNWEMINGGGYDWALDINEQFKNSILNHQHQALIGWEGLGKAAALAIPTPEHYLPLLYTLGLQNAKEEVSIFSDKAVGGSLTMTSVRIG; encoded by the coding sequence ATGATGGCAAACTTATCGGAGATTAAAAATTTAACGGCAACCCTTTCTGATGAGGGCGTATTGATGCCGGTGTTTTTTATTGGTCACGGCTCGCCTATGAATGGTATAGAAGACAATGAATTTAGCCGCAATTGGGCCGAAATTGGTCGTACTGTACCTGTTCCAAAAGCTGTAATTGTGGTTTCTGCCCACTGGTTTACCAGGGGCACCAGGGTTACGGCAATGGATTTTCCACCCACTATTCATGATTTCGGAGGCTTCCCACAGGCTTTATTTGATGCGCAATATCCCGCTCCGGGTAATCCGGAACTGGCTACGGAAACCGCTGAACTGATCAAGAGCGCAGCAGTGGCTTTAGATCACGACTGGGGCCTTGACCATGGTGCATGGACGGTGTTAAAACACATGTTCCCTGATGCAAATGTTCCGGTTTTACAGCTCAGCATGGACTACACCAAATCGTCCCAGGCACATTATGAGCTGGCCAAAGAACTGTATGCCCTGCGTAAAAAAGGGGTGTTGATTTTAGGCAGTGGAAATATGGTGCATAACCTGAGGATGCTAAACTGGGAGATGATTAATGGTGGGGGCTATGATTGGGCGCTGGACATCAATGAGCAGTTTAAAAATTCTATCCTAAACCACCAGCACCAGGCTTTAATTGGATGGGAAGGCCTGGGTAAAGCCGCCGCGCTGGCCATTCCAACGCCAGAACATTATTTACCTTTGTTGTATACCTTAGGCTTACAAAATGCGAAGGAAGAGGTTAGTATCTTCAGTGACAAAGCGGTAGGCGGTTCTTTAACCATGACCTCTGTTCGTATAGGATAG
- a CDS encoding GH92 family glycosyl hydrolase has product MKNSLHKRFMLALFSAATQRIFLFFLICLTSPVFVPGLVSLKAQDVVGYVQPLAGTAASTTAASLKHGDGTELNANTIPAVGLPFGMTQFTPQTRQSETKCQPPYFYKDNVLTGFRATHWLSGSCTQDYGSFTIMPMMGKLKTTPAGYGTPFSHQQETTAPNYYKVTLPAYELDAEFTATLRSGMMQFTAQRSDSLYVLIMPNSDQNKGYIQVDTKTGEVWGYNPAHRIYQGWGKPAGFSGYFYLKFEQQAATGGTFSEDKVFGASLIENRKDIGAYLGFKLNKGAVVCIRIGTSFSSLEGAKRNLEAEIKDWDFAALTARNKQVWQKALSQVKVETDVVKDKRIFYTALYHTMQHPRLFNDADGTYPRFSGNYQLKKLAKGNYYDDFSMWDIYRAQLPLFELLRPGLISDAVQSMVIKGEQGGWLPIFPCWNSYTAAMVGDHGTSFIASAYTKGIRGYDINSAYQLMRQNAFDMPGKEDYVNGKGRRALDSYLKYGYIPMEDSVPEAFHKKEQVSRTLEYAYNDYALAVVAKGLGKTADYETLWKRGQNYRNVFDPAVNMMRGRYIDKTWYAPFRGHTKEPYITEGTPQQYTFYVPQDVQGLANLMGGRKALEAALDTLFNGGEYWHGNEPGHQIPFMYNYTAAAWKTQLRVKEILADEYSDGPGGLSGNDDAGQMSAWYVFAAMGFYPLDPVSNNYILTAPLFKSTTIALPGAKTLKLLTRKKSKSSGYIYAVKWNGKVYEKNYLTYEKLMKGGRIEIFLQDEPNLNWGARPDDQPEEIKP; this is encoded by the coding sequence ATGAAAAACAGCTTACATAAACGCTTCATGCTGGCTTTATTTTCTGCTGCTACCCAAAGGATTTTCCTGTTTTTTTTGATTTGTTTAACAAGCCCGGTATTTGTACCGGGTCTTGTTTCTTTAAAGGCGCAGGATGTAGTGGGCTATGTACAGCCACTGGCAGGTACTGCTGCAAGCACAACGGCCGCCTCTCTAAAACATGGTGACGGAACGGAGCTAAACGCCAACACCATTCCTGCTGTGGGCTTACCTTTTGGGATGACACAGTTTACACCACAAACCCGGCAGTCGGAAACGAAATGCCAGCCCCCCTATTTTTATAAGGATAATGTGCTTACTGGCTTTAGGGCCACGCATTGGTTAAGTGGCTCCTGTACGCAGGATTATGGAAGTTTTACCATTATGCCTATGATGGGCAAATTGAAAACTACACCTGCGGGCTACGGCACTCCGTTTTCGCATCAGCAGGAAACCACTGCGCCCAATTATTACAAGGTTACACTGCCGGCTTATGAGCTGGATGCAGAATTTACCGCCACGCTACGCTCCGGAATGATGCAGTTTACAGCACAGCGCAGTGACAGTTTGTATGTGCTGATTATGCCCAACAGCGACCAGAATAAAGGGTATATACAGGTGGATACAAAAACCGGAGAAGTATGGGGATATAACCCTGCGCACCGCATCTATCAGGGCTGGGGTAAACCTGCAGGCTTTAGTGGTTATTTTTACCTCAAGTTTGAACAGCAGGCGGCTACAGGCGGCACCTTTAGCGAAGACAAGGTTTTTGGGGCAAGCCTGATTGAAAACAGAAAAGACATTGGTGCTTACCTTGGCTTTAAGCTAAACAAAGGGGCTGTGGTCTGCATTAGGATTGGCACCTCGTTTAGTAGCCTTGAAGGCGCCAAAAGGAACCTGGAAGCTGAAATAAAGGACTGGGATTTTGCTGCATTAACCGCCAGGAACAAACAGGTATGGCAAAAAGCATTGAGCCAGGTAAAAGTAGAAACCGACGTTGTAAAAGACAAACGGATTTTTTACACGGCCCTGTACCATACTATGCAGCATCCGCGCTTATTTAATGATGCGGATGGCACCTATCCCCGGTTTTCAGGAAATTATCAGCTGAAAAAGCTGGCCAAAGGCAATTATTACGATGATTTTTCCATGTGGGACATTTACAGGGCACAACTCCCTTTATTTGAGCTCTTGCGTCCTGGTTTAATCAGCGATGCGGTGCAATCTATGGTCATTAAAGGAGAACAAGGAGGATGGCTGCCAATTTTTCCCTGCTGGAACAGCTATACTGCTGCTATGGTGGGCGATCACGGCACCTCGTTTATTGCCTCGGCCTATACCAAGGGTATCCGTGGTTACGACATCAATTCGGCCTATCAGCTGATGCGCCAAAATGCCTTTGATATGCCGGGCAAAGAAGATTATGTTAACGGGAAGGGAAGAAGGGCGCTGGACAGCTATTTAAAATATGGCTACATCCCCATGGAAGACAGCGTTCCTGAAGCCTTCCATAAAAAAGAGCAGGTAAGCAGAACACTTGAATATGCGTATAACGACTACGCCCTTGCCGTGGTTGCCAAAGGGCTTGGCAAGACCGCTGATTATGAAACTTTATGGAAACGGGGCCAGAATTACAGAAATGTATTTGACCCTGCCGTAAACATGATGCGCGGACGTTATATAGATAAAACCTGGTATGCGCCATTTAGAGGCCATACAAAGGAGCCTTACATCACGGAAGGCACTCCACAGCAATACACCTTTTACGTGCCACAGGACGTGCAGGGACTGGCTAATTTAATGGGTGGAAGAAAGGCATTGGAAGCTGCCCTGGATACCTTGTTTAATGGCGGAGAATACTGGCACGGAAATGAACCCGGCCACCAAATTCCATTTATGTACAATTATACCGCAGCAGCCTGGAAAACCCAGCTTAGGGTAAAAGAGATCCTGGCCGATGAGTATAGCGACGGCCCCGGTGGTTTAAGCGGTAATGACGATGCAGGGCAAATGTCGGCCTGGTATGTATTTGCCGCGATGGGTTTTTATCCGCTGGATCCGGTATCTAACAATTATATCCTTACCGCACCCTTATTTAAAAGCACCACCATTGCTTTACCGGGAGCCAAAACATTGAAGCTGCTAACCCGTAAAAAAAGTAAAAGCTCAGGTTATATTTATGCTGTAAAATGGAATGGTAAAGTATACGAGAAAAACTACCTTACTTACGAAAAACTGATGAAGGGCGGCAGGATAGAAATCTTTTTACAAGATGAGCCAAACCTGAATTGGGGCGCAAGACCTGATGATCAGCCGGAAGAAATAAAGCCTTAA
- a CDS encoding heavy-metal-associated domain-containing protein, translated as MKTIKNILFITLLFFSASASAQQISTAELQVDGLTCSMCSRATETALRSLDFVEDVTPDLNKNLFILKFKKGDVNPELLKKKVEDAGFSVGTLSAVLNFKQTTLDAEGKATVSGFTYQFTNGKSKVLDGPVKATLVNAKNMNVYQLSI; from the coding sequence ATGAAAACGATTAAAAACATTCTGTTTATTACCCTATTATTTTTTAGTGCTAGTGCTTCTGCACAGCAAATTTCTACTGCTGAACTGCAGGTTGATGGCTTAACTTGTTCTATGTGCTCCCGCGCCACCGAAACAGCCTTGCGTTCACTGGATTTTGTTGAAGATGTAACACCTGATCTCAATAAAAACCTGTTCATTCTGAAGTTTAAAAAGGGAGATGTTAACCCGGAGCTGCTTAAGAAAAAAGTAGAGGATGCCGGTTTTTCTGTAGGTACACTTTCTGCCGTCCTTAACTTTAAACAAACTACACTGGATGCAGAAGGAAAGGCCACCGTTAGTGGTTTTACATACCAGTTTACCAATGGTAAAAGTAAGGTCCTGGACGGCCCGGTTAAAGCTACGCTGGTGAATGCCAAAAACATGAATGTTTATCAACTGAGCATTTAA
- a CDS encoding YceI family protein, protein MKKIFLFFVALSISAASFAQTKWSVDPMHSFVNFEVKHMGISFVNGSFKKFEGTIDAAKTDLTDAKINFTVDVNSINTDVDMRNNHLKSDDFFNAEKYPTMTFVGSSFKKLKGNTYELSGKLTIRDVTKDVKFAVVFGGTAKDQQSNTKAGFNATTTINRLDYNIKYDPTGMGVAKEVKITLNLEFTQAK, encoded by the coding sequence ATGAAAAAGATATTTTTATTTTTTGTTGCCTTGTCTATCAGCGCAGCATCATTCGCACAAACAAAGTGGTCTGTAGATCCAATGCATTCATTCGTTAACTTTGAAGTTAAACACATGGGCATTTCATTCGTAAATGGATCGTTCAAGAAATTTGAAGGTACCATTGATGCGGCTAAAACAGATTTAACAGACGCTAAAATTAACTTTACGGTAGATGTAAACAGCATCAACACTGATGTGGATATGCGTAACAATCACTTGAAGTCTGATGATTTTTTCAATGCAGAAAAATATCCAACAATGACTTTTGTAGGTTCTTCTTTCAAAAAACTGAAAGGAAACACTTATGAGCTGTCTGGGAAACTGACCATTCGTGATGTAACTAAAGATGTAAAATTTGCAGTTGTATTTGGTGGAACAGCTAAAGACCAACAGTCTAATACAAAAGCAGGTTTTAATGCCACAACAACCATCAATAGGTTAGATTATAACATCAAATACGATCCAACTGGAATGGGTGTTGCAAAAGAAGTTAAAATTACCTTAAACCTGGAATTTACCCAGGCTAAATAA